One part of the Rutidosis leptorrhynchoides isolate AG116_Rl617_1_P2 chromosome 1, CSIRO_AGI_Rlap_v1, whole genome shotgun sequence genome encodes these proteins:
- the LOC139890892 gene encoding uncharacterized protein, which translates to MKEYIAKLPTLTSPEEGETQFIYLAASKECISTVLVTERERTQVPIYFVSRVLQGAELNYPELEKLTLALAIELGEQDIEFRVRHAIKGQVLADFIAETDSVNEEDTKNSTQVITPKIKNEEWKLYTDGESSSDGSGAGVMLVNPEGKDFTYALRFEFATTNNEAEYESLLA; encoded by the exons ATGAAGGAGTACATCGCCAAACTCCCTACCTTAACCTCACCCGAAGAAGGAGAAACACAATTCATATACTTGGCTGCTTCGAAAGAATGCATTAGCACAGTATTGGTTACCGAACGAGAGAGAACACAAGTACCAATATACTTCGTTAGTCGAGTACTTCAAGGAGCAGAGCTGAATTATCCAGAACTTGAGAAACTCACTCTAGCACTC GCCATTGAGTTAGGGGAGCAGGACATCGAGTTCCGGGTCAGACATGCAATCAAAGGACAAGTTCTAGCAGATTTCATCGCCGAAACAGATAGTGTTAATGAAGAAGACACGAAGAACTCAACCCAAGTTATTACCCCAAAGATCAAAAATGAAGAATGGAAGTTGTACACCGACGGTGAGTCAAGCTCTGATGGATCAGGTGCTGGTGTAATGTTAGTAAATCCCGAAGGAAAAGATTTCACTTATGCACTTCGTTTCGAATTCGCAACAACCAATAACGAAGCAGAGTACGAATCTCTACTAGCATGA